Proteins encoded in a region of the Marinococcus sp. PL1-022 genome:
- a CDS encoding 2OG-Fe dioxygenase family protein has product MKPLKQQGYEYYDLADILHDSYSEADLAALTAAFDDLPADDYAPDLNRYRQYGRAVIFPGTHRIEWLPETVKNGKSYYDYFQGSFNPEYPDASRRFPAIPENVRHNRLLEALIAFNFRQTFWTREDALMPFHAGVHFVKLHVESGEDEAFSSPNTLHQDGEPFTFAHLIRRRNIEGARNVISVPEVRGQMPEEVDKEKITDSFYMTRPLESYGVYDPLVTHYVGSVRKGPEDGPGERSAILIDYQPTVVANPDEIRSMHGDTDNMDYV; this is encoded by the coding sequence ATGAAGCCTTTAAAACAGCAGGGATACGAATATTACGATTTAGCCGATATCCTGCATGACAGCTACAGCGAAGCCGATCTTGCTGCTCTCACCGCCGCCTTTGACGACCTTCCGGCCGATGACTATGCCCCGGATCTGAACCGCTACCGGCAGTATGGCCGTGCCGTTATTTTTCCCGGCACCCACCGGATCGAATGGCTGCCGGAAACGGTTAAAAACGGTAAAAGCTACTACGATTATTTCCAGGGGTCGTTCAACCCGGAATACCCGGACGCGAGCCGCCGCTTTCCTGCCATTCCCGAAAACGTCAGGCACAACCGGCTGCTTGAAGCGCTGATCGCCTTTAATTTCCGCCAGACATTCTGGACACGCGAGGATGCGCTGATGCCATTTCATGCAGGAGTCCACTTTGTGAAGCTGCACGTTGAATCCGGTGAGGACGAAGCTTTTTCTTCGCCAAATACGCTGCATCAGGACGGCGAGCCGTTCACATTTGCGCACCTGATCCGCCGGCGCAATATCGAAGGCGCACGGAACGTCATTTCTGTTCCGGAGGTTCGCGGGCAGATGCCGGAGGAGGTTGACAAGGAAAAAATTACTGATTCCTTTTACATGACCCGCCCGCTTGAATCCTACGGGGTGTATGATCCACTGGTCACTCATTACGTCGGCTCCGTACGCAAAGGCCCGGAGGACGGGCCCGGAGAGCGCTCAGCCATCTTAATTGACTACCAGCCTACTGTCGTTGCCAACCCGGATGAGATCCGAAGCATGCACGGTGATACAGACAATATGGATTATGTATAA
- the thiO gene encoding glycine oxidase ThiO — protein MKTDTEVLIVGAGVQGCSLAYQLSKRGRRVMVIEKDSIAAGASKAAAGMLGAQSEWEGSDLFQEFALESRELFEEMVPEVEALSGMDVSYVNNGMLKPVWDKAGEDKYRRAAGRGYGAEWLSAHEALRREPALSKNIRGAWSIPKDGQLRAYEWTIALAEAARACGTIIRENTSVDRFLEADGRICGVKTKEGMIEAKEVVFTGGSAGVELLDEKDFTLYPVKGECLSVRMPHENLRHTLHTPEVYIVPKRDGEIFIGATEEPGDSSTGVSVASMQELMKAAVHLVPGLKHASIERFWSGIRPQTGDGLPYMGQTSRGLWVMTGHYRNGILLSALSGQWMAARIEGESVREDWKHLFAVDPQIRKGEVIHADHA, from the coding sequence ATGAAGACTGATACAGAAGTTCTTATTGTAGGCGCAGGTGTGCAGGGATGCTCGCTTGCCTATCAGTTAAGCAAACGCGGGCGCCGCGTAATGGTAATCGAGAAAGACTCCATTGCTGCCGGGGCATCAAAAGCGGCTGCCGGCATGCTCGGAGCGCAATCCGAGTGGGAGGGGTCTGACCTTTTTCAGGAATTCGCCCTGGAAAGCCGGGAGCTGTTTGAAGAGATGGTCCCCGAAGTGGAAGCGCTCAGTGGAATGGATGTTTCCTACGTGAACAACGGAATGCTGAAGCCTGTATGGGATAAGGCGGGAGAAGATAAATACCGGCGGGCTGCAGGGCGCGGCTACGGCGCGGAGTGGCTTTCGGCACATGAAGCCCTGCGCAGGGAACCGGCGCTTTCCAAAAACATCCGGGGCGCCTGGTCCATCCCAAAGGACGGACAGCTCCGGGCCTATGAATGGACAATAGCCCTTGCTGAAGCAGCAAGGGCCTGCGGGACAATTATACGGGAAAACACTTCTGTGGACCGTTTTTTAGAAGCTGACGGCCGGATTTGTGGCGTGAAAACAAAGGAAGGAATGATTGAAGCAAAAGAAGTGGTTTTTACCGGGGGGAGCGCCGGAGTGGAGCTTTTGGATGAAAAGGATTTTACGCTCTATCCGGTAAAAGGGGAGTGCTTGTCCGTACGGATGCCCCATGAGAATTTGAGACACACTCTGCACACGCCGGAGGTATACATTGTTCCGAAAAGGGACGGGGAAATCTTTATCGGCGCCACAGAAGAGCCCGGGGACTCGAGTACAGGAGTCAGTGTAGCCTCGATGCAGGAGCTGATGAAAGCAGCTGTTCATTTAGTACCGGGTCTGAAGCATGCAAGCATTGAAAGATTTTGGAGCGGCATCCGGCCGCAGACAGGAGACGGACTGCCATATATGGGACAGACCAGCCGTGGCCTGTGGGTGATGACCGGGCACTACAGAAACGGTATTCTGCTTTCAGCACTGAGCGGACAATGGATGGCTGCCCGGATCGAAGGAGAAAGCGTCCGCGAAGACTGGAAGCACCTGTTTGCCGTAGATCCTCAAATACGAAAGGGAGAAGTTATTCATGCAGATCACGCTTAA
- a CDS encoding DUF1516 family protein, whose amino-acid sequence MDLQSILYEAHSGSWAFLIIFFLISYLFPKQKVTMMIERLFVVIMVLSGAGMVALYGFPLLSIIKGVLALIFIGVMEMMFVRRRAGRKHAMFWIIWVILFAIILSIGYDVIG is encoded by the coding sequence ATGGATCTTCAAAGTATTTTGTATGAGGCACATTCAGGTTCGTGGGCATTTTTGATTATATTCTTTTTGATCAGCTACCTGTTTCCGAAACAAAAAGTGACAATGATGATTGAGCGGCTTTTCGTGGTTATCATGGTTCTTTCTGGTGCGGGCATGGTGGCGCTGTATGGCTTCCCGCTCCTGTCCATTATAAAAGGGGTGCTGGCCCTGATATTTATCGGGGTAATGGAAATGATGTTTGTCCGCCGGCGGGCAGGCAGAAAACACGCCATGTTTTGGATTATATGGGTCATTTTATTCGCAATTATCCTTTCTATCGGCTACGATGTGATTGGGTAA
- a CDS encoding ThiF family adenylyltransferase, whose amino-acid sequence MNTEERFSRQRLFHGIGRRGQERLHEAHVIVVGAGALGSLTAETLVRAGVGKLTLIDRDYVEESNLQRQQLYTEADAEAWTPKAEAAKKRLLDIRSDASIEIIVGEADPAVLENCLPADLIIDGLDNMETRLMINDTALKHRLPWIYGACVGAYGLSYTVRPGQGPCLRCLMKGIPMEGETCDTVGIIAPAVQFVSAAQVTEAMKLLTHSFEQLRGTLWSFDVWSNDSSSIQVDSLQDEDCPSCGASPAYPALAWSGRSKAETLCGRDAVQVKPLPDMQVSLKQTADVHKQHISKANQHLLVLNIENKRMVLFKDGRAIIHGVSGEVEARSLYQRYIGG is encoded by the coding sequence TTGAATACGGAAGAACGTTTTTCCCGGCAGCGGTTATTTCACGGAATCGGCCGGAGAGGGCAGGAAAGGCTGCATGAGGCTCACGTCATAGTGGTAGGTGCCGGAGCTCTTGGGAGTTTAACCGCCGAAACCCTCGTACGCGCAGGGGTCGGAAAATTAACGCTGATTGACCGGGATTATGTGGAGGAAAGCAATCTGCAGCGCCAGCAGCTTTATACGGAAGCCGACGCCGAGGCCTGGACGCCAAAAGCAGAAGCGGCGAAAAAGCGGCTGCTCGATATCCGCAGTGATGCTTCTATTGAAATCATTGTCGGAGAAGCTGATCCGGCCGTGCTTGAAAATTGTCTGCCCGCAGATCTTATTATCGATGGGCTCGATAATATGGAAACGAGGCTGATGATTAATGATACAGCGTTGAAGCACCGGCTCCCCTGGATCTACGGAGCCTGTGTAGGCGCGTACGGACTGAGCTACACCGTAAGGCCGGGACAGGGGCCGTGCCTGCGCTGCCTGATGAAGGGTATCCCAATGGAAGGGGAAACGTGTGACACGGTGGGTATTATTGCCCCGGCCGTCCAATTCGTAAGCGCCGCTCAGGTGACCGAAGCGATGAAGCTGCTTACTCATTCCTTTGAACAGCTCAGAGGAACGCTGTGGTCGTTTGATGTATGGTCGAACGATAGTTCTTCCATTCAGGTAGACTCGCTGCAGGATGAGGATTGTCCCTCCTGCGGGGCATCGCCAGCGTATCCGGCGCTCGCATGGAGTGGAAGAAGCAAGGCGGAGACGTTGTGCGGCAGGGACGCGGTACAGGTGAAGCCTCTTCCTGATATGCAGGTGTCACTGAAGCAGACGGCGGACGTTCATAAGCAGCACATCTCCAAAGCGAATCAGCATCTGCTGGTGTTAAATATTGAAAACAAGCGGATGGTGCTCTTTAAAGACGGAAGAGCCATTATTCACGGGGTTTCCGGGGAAGTGGAGGCAAGATCGTTGTATCAGAGATATATTGGAGGATAA
- the thiS gene encoding sulfur carrier protein ThiS translates to MQITLNGQLQNIENSTTVADLLEELQIAHKKTVVERNGTIVIEEFHQQEGLKDGDRIEVIHFVGGG, encoded by the coding sequence ATGCAGATCACGCTTAATGGTCAATTACAGAATATTGAGAACAGCACAACTGTAGCCGATTTACTGGAAGAGCTTCAGATCGCCCACAAAAAAACAGTGGTGGAGCGCAACGGTACTATTGTGATTGAAGAATTTCATCAGCAGGAAGGTTTAAAGGACGGGGACAGAATTGAAGTTATTCATTTTGTAGGAGGCGGATGA
- a CDS encoding multidrug efflux SMR transporter: MGWINVAAAAAFEILWVVGLKHASAGWEWAGTLVAIVLSFLFLIRAGEHLPVGTSYLAFVGIGTIGTTVLDMIFFGQPFEWIKLVFIFMLIGGIAGLHTASGRAKANEGSIRQ, encoded by the coding sequence ATGGGATGGATCAACGTCGCGGCAGCGGCAGCATTTGAAATTCTCTGGGTCGTGGGCTTGAAGCACGCCTCGGCCGGATGGGAATGGGCCGGAACGCTTGTGGCTATCGTACTGAGCTTTCTCTTTTTAATCCGGGCGGGCGAACACCTGCCGGTAGGAACATCATACTTGGCCTTTGTCGGTATTGGGACCATCGGAACGACGGTTCTTGATATGATCTTTTTCGGCCAGCCGTTCGAATGGATCAAGCTGGTCTTTATTTTCATGCTGATTGGAGGCATCGCCGGGCTTCATACAGCCTCCGGGCGTGCCAAAGCAAATGAAGGGAGCATTAGACAGTGA
- a CDS encoding AEC family transporter, which produces MSVLINVLIPIILIFTIGYLLQKRQAVDIRPVSAVALYVLTPALVFRTFYERELNSDMLSMALFSVIFLAVMTGLIKLVSFLRQWPKANETGMMLSTVFMNAGNYGAPLIAFAFGDTAFAYSIVFMVIQTMLMNTVGVYIANSANMDAADAFRTVLRMPVFYALLAGILFQLTGIPIGATYYEALDMLASAAIPVVMIILGMQLARISVKRMDWKLVSAGTFLRLIFAPALAYVITLLLQTSDTLTTVLVVSTAMPSAATMAMISVQFDSNPQLVSSITLVTTLLSVPSLWVVLSIFQA; this is translated from the coding sequence ATGAGTGTGCTGATCAATGTATTGATCCCAATCATTTTAATATTTACGATTGGCTATTTGCTGCAGAAAAGACAGGCAGTGGATATTCGGCCGGTGTCGGCTGTCGCTCTTTATGTATTGACGCCCGCACTTGTTTTCCGGACTTTCTATGAAAGAGAGCTGAACAGCGATATGCTGTCGATGGCTCTGTTTTCTGTGATATTTTTGGCGGTCATGACCGGGCTGATCAAATTAGTGTCTTTTTTGCGTCAATGGCCAAAAGCCAATGAAACCGGCATGATGCTGTCCACTGTGTTTATGAATGCGGGCAATTACGGTGCTCCCTTAATCGCTTTTGCGTTTGGCGATACAGCCTTTGCCTACTCTATCGTTTTTATGGTTATCCAGACGATGCTGATGAATACTGTAGGCGTCTATATAGCAAACAGCGCCAATATGGATGCAGCCGACGCGTTCCGCACGGTGCTGCGGATGCCGGTATTTTATGCACTGCTTGCGGGCATCCTCTTCCAGCTGACAGGAATACCGATCGGTGCGACCTATTATGAAGCCCTTGATATGCTCGCGAGCGCAGCGATTCCGGTAGTTATGATTATACTGGGCATGCAGCTTGCACGCATATCCGTAAAACGCATGGATTGGAAGCTTGTAAGTGCAGGCACGTTTTTGCGGCTTATATTTGCCCCGGCTCTTGCTTATGTGATTACTCTGCTGCTGCAGACGAGCGATACGCTGACGACCGTGCTGGTTGTTTCAACAGCGATGCCGAGTGCAGCAACGATGGCAATGATTTCCGTCCAGTTTGATTCCAACCCTCAGCTTGTTTCGAGTATTACACTGGTGACAACTCTTTTAAGCGTCCCTTCCCTCTGGGTGGTGCTGTCGATTTTCCAGGCGTAA
- a CDS encoding DUF2584 family protein, translating into MGFSVEMNWEIITNKQAERLDEKNFRLIKDNYQMFPLDHPLPIHTFAEKVPFGKAVIHRVEWESHRTTIEYELVSLTSVN; encoded by the coding sequence ATGGGTTTTTCTGTAGAAATGAACTGGGAAATTATTACGAATAAACAGGCCGAGCGCCTCGATGAAAAAAATTTCCGGCTGATCAAAGATAATTATCAAATGTTTCCGCTTGATCACCCGCTTCCCATTCACACCTTCGCCGAAAAGGTGCCGTTTGGCAAGGCGGTTATACACCGGGTGGAATGGGAATCCCACCGCACCACAATTGAATATGAGCTTGTGTCCCTAACCTCGGTCAACTAA
- a CDS encoding potassium/proton antiporter produces the protein MFEGNANVDSFILLGALLLILGVVVTKFSTRLGVPSLILFIILGMLMGNDGFGIIDFENVQLAQTVGIIALIIILFEGGTQTRWRDIRPVVGPSVTLATFGVLFTAALMGVVAKQLLDLSWLEAMLLGATVGSTDAAAVFAALKGRSIDKKMGSTLEAESGSNDPMAVFLTLFFIELILADSPNVWLLSGAFFWQMGAGLAMGALFGWAASWTINRINLDSSGLYPLFAIAFALLTYSVTSSMSASGFLAVYVAALMIGNSDLIYRQPIYRFNEGMAWMSQISMFIILGLLAFPRDILTWSNITMGLILSAVLMFLARPLATFLSTSFFGYKPKQNIFLSWAGLRGAVPIILATYPIVAGVESGSQIFNVVFFIVLTSALIQGATIAPLAKWLHLSGPLREAPTHSLELVSLGKANAEIMEFQTNEATPIVGQTLQSIEFPASALISAIVRDDELVTPVGETVINAGDYLYILVSRKEKRILKQMLRHDY, from the coding sequence TTGTTTGAAGGAAACGCGAACGTAGATTCATTTATATTATTAGGAGCACTTCTGCTTATATTAGGTGTCGTCGTGACAAAATTTTCGACACGTCTCGGCGTACCTTCGCTTATTTTGTTTATAATTCTAGGTATGCTGATGGGAAATGATGGTTTTGGCATTATTGACTTTGAAAATGTCCAGCTTGCCCAGACTGTCGGGATTATAGCCCTGATTATTATTCTGTTTGAAGGGGGGACTCAGACAAGGTGGCGTGACATTAGGCCGGTGGTGGGGCCTTCCGTAACGCTCGCCACGTTTGGTGTCCTGTTTACAGCTGCTCTGATGGGGGTGGTGGCAAAGCAGCTGCTCGACCTGAGCTGGCTCGAAGCGATGCTTCTCGGAGCCACAGTCGGTTCGACAGACGCGGCAGCCGTCTTTGCTGCCCTGAAAGGACGGAGCATTGATAAAAAAATGGGGTCCACCCTCGAAGCGGAGTCGGGAAGCAACGATCCGATGGCCGTGTTTTTAACGCTCTTTTTTATTGAATTAATTTTGGCAGATTCGCCGAATGTCTGGCTGTTATCCGGTGCTTTTTTCTGGCAGATGGGCGCTGGTCTTGCGATGGGCGCCCTGTTTGGCTGGGCAGCCTCATGGACCATCAACCGTATCAACCTGGACTCAAGTGGACTTTATCCTCTGTTTGCGATCGCTTTCGCATTGCTGACCTACAGCGTGACCTCGAGCATGAGCGCAAGCGGGTTTTTGGCAGTATATGTAGCAGCCCTTATGATAGGAAACTCTGATTTGATCTACCGTCAGCCGATTTACCGGTTCAACGAAGGGATGGCATGGATGTCTCAGATAAGCATGTTTATCATCCTGGGGCTGCTCGCCTTCCCGAGAGATATATTGACATGGTCAAACATCACGATGGGGCTCATTTTATCAGCTGTGTTAATGTTTTTGGCCCGTCCGCTGGCTACGTTTTTGTCGACTTCCTTTTTTGGCTACAAGCCGAAGCAGAATATATTTCTATCCTGGGCGGGACTGCGCGGGGCGGTGCCGATCATTTTGGCTACATACCCGATCGTAGCCGGTGTGGAGTCGGGCAGCCAGATTTTTAACGTCGTCTTCTTTATTGTGCTGACATCTGCGCTGATCCAGGGAGCGACTATCGCTCCATTAGCAAAGTGGCTTCACCTGTCCGGTCCGCTCCGGGAAGCGCCGACTCATTCCCTGGAGCTGGTGTCACTTGGAAAAGCAAACGCAGAAATTATGGAATTTCAAACGAATGAAGCGACACCGATTGTCGGCCAGACGCTTCAAAGCATTGAATTTCCAGCCTCTGCGCTGATCAGCGCGATTGTAAGAGACGATGAACTGGTCACTCCAGTTGGTGAGACGGTAATCAATGCAGGTGATTATTTGTATATTCTTGTATCGCGTAAAGAGAAGCGTATTTTAAAGCAGATGCTCCGACACGATTACTAG
- a CDS encoding thiazole synthase, with the protein MLNIGNMTFESNLFLGTGKYKDAKTQLQAVEASETEVLTFAVRRMNLFDSSQPDPFEQMDVSKYRLLPNTAGAKTAEEAVRTAKLAEAANMCDMIKVEVIGCDKTLLPDPVETLRASEQLLNEGFTVLAYTSDDVVLARKLQELGVHAVMPGASPIGTGLGIINPYNLFHIIEQAEVPVIVDAGIGSPKDAAYAMELGADGILLNTAVSGAGDPVKMAEAMKLAVRAGALGAEAGRIDKKFYAQASSPIGGLSI; encoded by the coding sequence ATGCTTAATATTGGCAATATGACATTCGAATCGAATTTATTTCTCGGCACCGGAAAATATAAGGACGCTAAGACCCAGCTCCAGGCTGTAGAAGCATCGGAAACGGAGGTACTGACCTTCGCCGTTCGGAGAATGAACCTGTTTGACAGCAGCCAGCCAGATCCATTTGAACAGATGGATGTATCCAAATACCGGCTGCTCCCAAATACAGCGGGGGCCAAAACAGCTGAAGAGGCAGTACGGACAGCGAAGCTGGCAGAGGCGGCGAATATGTGTGACATGATTAAAGTAGAAGTGATCGGCTGCGACAAAACGCTTCTGCCGGATCCGGTGGAAACGCTCCGGGCCTCGGAGCAGCTGCTGAATGAAGGGTTTACCGTCCTTGCGTATACGTCCGATGACGTTGTACTTGCGAGAAAGCTTCAGGAGCTTGGTGTTCATGCAGTAATGCCGGGGGCCTCTCCTATAGGCACGGGGCTTGGAATCATTAATCCGTACAACCTGTTCCATATTATTGAACAGGCGGAGGTTCCGGTGATTGTAGATGCCGGCATTGGGAGCCCGAAGGATGCTGCTTATGCAATGGAGCTCGGTGCTGATGGCATCCTGCTGAATACAGCAGTTTCAGGAGCGGGCGATCCTGTAAAAATGGCAGAGGCGATGAAACTGGCAGTAAGGGCCGGAGCACTTGGCGCAGAAGCAGGGCGCATTGATAAAAAATTCTATGCCCAGGCAAGCAGCCCTATAGGGGGCCTCAGCATTTGA
- a CDS encoding thiamine phosphate synthase, with protein sequence MDNKPKPCIHAVSPPDIPLTAWWEKTRELSGLVDYVHVRAPEWTRREKETAIGWVLKEGAAPKQLIINDEPELAAAYGLAGAHLPERRTIYPVSAGWGQSVHSVEAAENSEQQGASWLYFGHVFASGSKPGKLPRGLRALEAVAKSVRIPVIAIGGIDADKAVECINYGASGVAAIAYFYEAAEPGKAAGKLRARLRSDNNED encoded by the coding sequence ATGGATAATAAACCGAAGCCTTGCATCCACGCCGTATCGCCGCCGGATATACCGTTGACAGCTTGGTGGGAAAAAACGAGAGAGCTGAGTGGGCTCGTTGACTACGTGCATGTACGGGCGCCCGAATGGACAAGGCGTGAAAAAGAAACGGCCATTGGATGGGTGTTAAAGGAAGGAGCTGCCCCGAAGCAGCTGATCATAAATGATGAACCCGAACTTGCTGCTGCATACGGCCTGGCCGGTGCCCATCTGCCGGAGCGTCGTACGATCTATCCGGTCTCCGCAGGCTGGGGTCAGTCCGTCCACTCGGTGGAAGCGGCGGAAAACAGTGAACAGCAGGGAGCATCATGGCTGTATTTTGGGCATGTGTTTGCCTCCGGCAGTAAACCTGGGAAATTACCGCGAGGGCTCCGGGCGCTGGAGGCTGTGGCGAAAAGCGTACGGATCCCCGTAATTGCCATAGGAGGAATTGACGCTGACAAAGCAGTGGAGTGTATAAACTATGGAGCGTCCGGGGTCGCAGCCATTGCATATTTTTATGAGGCTGCCGAGCCCGGAAAAGCAGCCGGAAAGCTCAGAGCCCGGTTAAGGAGTGATAACAATGAAGACTGA
- a CDS encoding DNA topoisomerase 3: protein MPVILAEKPSQAKAYAAAFQIQEKKDGYMRLKPCSLFPDGAVLTWGFGHLLELRAPADYESSWKKWSLDTLPMLPAHFRFKPNPRAFKQLKIVKQMLQEADSIIIATDCDREGENIARSVIDYTKTSHKPTRRLWINSLEKEEVYKGFEQLREGADYLPLYEEARARQFSDWIVGMNASRLYTLLLKQKGINEVFSVGRVQTPTLKLIYDRQKEIEAFVPEPYWDLEGTFRAEAGEYKGKYKKRFGSKEEVLRIWKEHGLKKDTEGTVRSVKKEEKQEKPPLLHSLSSLQTTMNKKYKMSPSAVLKTVQSLYDEPLKAVSYPRTDTRHITSGEFNYLKGNLSRMQECMNTSFEPASTTPSKRFVDGSKVQEHHAIIPTKKVLSQTQLEKLNRAQQQVYKEVMNSVLAMFHRNYVYEETTVETDVHGLIFESKGRVDRQLGWKELFPAPRKKKDQEDNTLPPLAEKEQVKAYVQAAEKETQPPKPYTEGQLINMMKSCGKWIEDDETSKKVLQETEGLGTEATRSTIIQTLQKQEYIRIQKNIVEVTAKGRALCEVVEGTLLSKPLLTAKWEAFLKQIGSGEANKEAFLKQTEAFTKKLVEEAPAGITNMQTKPDQVASSKKQPQRAEPIALCPVCQKGQLMERKSFYGCSEYANGCKFTVPKTLLKKRITQAQVKKLCEKGETQVIKGFKGKKPFDAKLKRKENGVEFVFPAKDNASS, encoded by the coding sequence ATGCCAGTTATCCTAGCGGAGAAGCCGTCCCAGGCAAAAGCCTACGCAGCCGCGTTTCAAATACAGGAAAAAAAAGATGGGTATATGCGGCTGAAGCCGTGCAGCCTGTTTCCGGACGGGGCGGTGCTTACCTGGGGGTTTGGCCATCTGCTCGAGCTCCGGGCCCCGGCCGATTACGAGTCCTCCTGGAAAAAATGGTCGCTCGATACCCTCCCGATGCTTCCCGCCCATTTCCGCTTCAAGCCTAACCCCAGGGCATTCAAGCAGCTGAAGATTGTCAAACAGATGCTGCAGGAAGCCGACAGCATTATTATTGCGACCGACTGCGACCGGGAAGGCGAGAACATTGCGCGCAGCGTTATCGACTATACGAAAACGTCCCATAAACCAACCCGGCGCCTTTGGATCAACAGCCTCGAAAAGGAGGAAGTGTATAAAGGGTTCGAGCAGCTCCGGGAAGGCGCAGACTATCTCCCTCTTTACGAGGAGGCACGGGCCCGCCAGTTTTCCGACTGGATTGTCGGCATGAATGCGAGCCGTCTGTATACGCTGCTGTTAAAGCAGAAGGGCATCAATGAAGTGTTCAGCGTCGGCAGGGTCCAGACGCCGACACTCAAGCTTATTTACGATCGGCAGAAGGAAATTGAAGCGTTTGTGCCCGAGCCTTACTGGGACCTTGAAGGAACCTTCCGGGCGGAAGCAGGAGAGTATAAAGGAAAGTATAAAAAGCGCTTCGGCTCAAAGGAAGAGGTGCTCCGGATCTGGAAGGAGCACGGACTGAAAAAGGATACCGAAGGCACGGTTAGGAGCGTAAAAAAAGAGGAGAAGCAGGAAAAGCCCCCGCTCCTTCATTCGCTCTCGAGTCTGCAGACGACGATGAACAAGAAGTATAAAATGAGTCCGTCGGCTGTGCTGAAAACGGTGCAGAGCCTGTATGACGAACCGTTAAAAGCTGTTTCCTATCCGAGAACGGACACCCGCCACATCACGTCAGGGGAATTTAACTACTTAAAAGGAAATCTCTCCCGGATGCAGGAGTGCATGAACACCTCCTTCGAGCCGGCGTCCACCACACCCTCAAAGCGGTTTGTAGACGGAAGCAAAGTCCAGGAGCACCATGCGATCATTCCGACTAAAAAAGTGCTGAGCCAGACTCAGCTTGAAAAGCTGAACCGGGCCCAGCAGCAGGTGTATAAAGAAGTCATGAACAGCGTGCTCGCGATGTTTCACCGAAACTACGTATACGAAGAAACGACGGTGGAAACGGACGTCCATGGGCTTATTTTTGAAAGCAAAGGCCGGGTGGACCGGCAGCTGGGCTGGAAGGAGCTCTTTCCGGCGCCCAGGAAGAAGAAAGACCAGGAGGACAACACTCTTCCTCCACTAGCCGAAAAAGAGCAGGTTAAGGCATACGTCCAGGCGGCTGAAAAGGAAACCCAGCCGCCCAAGCCTTACACCGAAGGACAGCTGATCAACATGATGAAGTCCTGCGGCAAATGGATCGAGGATGATGAAACGTCTAAAAAAGTATTGCAGGAGACGGAAGGCCTTGGGACTGAAGCGACGCGCAGCACCATTATTCAGACGCTGCAAAAGCAGGAATATATCCGGATTCAAAAGAACATTGTGGAAGTGACCGCCAAGGGCCGGGCACTTTGCGAAGTAGTGGAGGGAACGCTTTTGTCCAAGCCGCTGCTCACCGCGAAGTGGGAAGCCTTTTTGAAGCAGATCGGCAGCGGGGAAGCGAATAAGGAAGCCTTTTTAAAGCAGACGGAGGCTTTCACGAAAAAACTGGTGGAAGAAGCGCCGGCAGGCATAACGAATATGCAGACGAAGCCGGATCAGGTCGCCTCCTCCAAAAAACAGCCGCAGCGTGCAGAGCCAATTGCCCTCTGTCCCGTATGCCAAAAGGGACAGCTGATGGAGAGGAAGTCCTTTTACGGCTGCAGTGAATATGCGAATGGCTGCAAATTCACCGTCCCGAAAACGTTATTGAAGAAAAGAATTACCCAGGCGCAGGTTAAAAAGCTGTGTGAAAAAGGGGAAACTCAGGTGATTAAAGGATTTAAAGGCAAAAAGCCGTTTGACGCCAAATTAAAACGTAAAGAAAATGGCGTGGAATTTGTGTTTCCAGCTAAAGACAATGCCTCGTCGTAG
- a CDS encoding DMT family transporter, whose translation MTWLYLIGAGIFEMIGVSMINEWIQKRVIWPLLLIAAGFGASFFLLSLAMQTLPMGTAYAVWTGIGAAGSALFGMLWYKEPANTGRLISIAVILASVVGLKLIAP comes from the coding sequence ATGACATGGCTGTATTTGATCGGTGCGGGTATTTTTGAGATGATTGGTGTTTCGATGATTAATGAATGGATCCAAAAGCGGGTCATTTGGCCGCTGCTTTTAATTGCTGCCGGGTTTGGAGCAAGCTTTTTTCTCCTTTCCCTTGCGATGCAGACGCTCCCGATGGGGACTGCCTACGCTGTCTGGACAGGAATAGGGGCAGCAGGCAGCGCACTGTTTGGCATGCTTTGGTACAAAGAGCCGGCAAACACAGGCCGGCTTATAAGTATTGCGGTGATCCTTGCTTCTGTGGTGGGCCTGAAGCTGATAGCGCCATAA